GGATTCGCGGACAGCACGATAAGCAGAATTCCCGCCAGTTCAAAGCCTGAGCACAACAGCAGCCAGAACAACCGTTTAGGCCAACGGGAGATCAACAGCGGAAGCAGCAAGCTTATAGGAATTTGAGTAAGCGAAAATAATGTCAGCACGCCGCCGGCTGAAGCTTGGTCATAACCCATACTCTCCGCCGCCGGAGCAAGCCAGGCCGTAATCGAATAAAACAAAGTCGCCACTACTCCGAAAAACAGCGTCAGAAGCCATGCGCGCTTATCTCTCCAGGGAATCCGCGTTTGAACCGGTGCGGGGGGTCTGCCCCTGGCCGACGTGATTGCTGATACCTGCACCCTGTTTTCTCTCCTTGCCAGGTGCCACCAGAGAGGGAGGGCTATTACGGCAAGAGCGGTCCACGAGGCAAGCGATCCGCGCCACGAACCCTTCATGATATCCTCAAGCGGGACTGACAGCCCTGAGCTTAAGGCAGCTCCAACGACCATAGCCATCGAATAAACGCCGACCATGGCGCCTGCATTCGGGAAATGCCGTTTGATGAAGCCCGAGAGCAGCGGACCTGCCACTGAAATGCCAATTCCGGCACAGAATGCCGTAAACAGCAGGAATAAAGTGGACGAAACGAACAACCGGGCTATTGTCGCCGCCCCAATGAGCAGCATTGC
This is a stretch of genomic DNA from Paenibacillus sp. sptzw28. It encodes these proteins:
- a CDS encoding CynX/NimT family MFS transporter is translated as MRKREIVLILALFIASLNLRPAITSVSPLLGAIRDGLGMSGASASLLTSIPVLCMGLFAPGAVKLSNRWGIERTIACAMLLIGAATIARLFVSSTLFLLFTAFCAGIGISVAGPLLSGFIKRHFPNAGAMVGVYSMAMVVGAALSSGLSVPLEDIMKGSWRGSLASWTALAVIALPLWWHLARRENRVQVSAITSARGRPPAPVQTRIPWRDKRAWLLTLFFGVVATLFYSITAWLAPAAESMGYDQASAGGVLTLFSLTQIPISLLLPLLISRWPKRLFWLLLCSGFELAGILLIVLSANPWIAAVPLGIGAGGLFPIVLMLPIDETPNAEAAGAWSALTLFGGYIIGSFGPLLVGWIHDLSGSFTEAFAGLAVLVGIMMIIQLMIGNKKEASGGIQGQRETVV